The Glycine soja cultivar W05 chromosome 8, ASM419377v2, whole genome shotgun sequence genome has a window encoding:
- the LOC114424154 gene encoding uncharacterized protein LOC114424154 → MDPNLKLMTYQSEVYPDPERYRRLVGKLICLTITRPNISFFVEVVSQFMQNPHLDHWNAVMRILRYVKRALGQGLLYEDKGNTQLSRYCDVDWADCPMDRRSASSYCVFIGGNLISWKSKKQIVVAQSNAEVEYRSMAMVTCELIWIKQFLQELRFCEELQMKLYCDN, encoded by the coding sequence ATGGATCCAAATCTGAAGCTCATGACATATCAAAGTGAAGTTTATCCTGACCCCGAGAGATATAGGAGGCTTGTGGGAAAACTCATTTGCCTCACCATTACCAGACCTAATATCTCCTTTTTTGTGGAAGTGGTTAGCCAATTTATGCAGAATCCTCATTTGGACCATTGGAATGCTGTCATGCGTATTCTGAGATATGTTAAGAGAGCTCTTGGACAAGGATTGTTGTATGAAGACAAGGGTAATACGCAACTATCGAGATATTGTGATGTTGATTGGGCTGACTGTCCCATGGATAGGAGATCTGCATCCAGTTATTGTGTCTTCATTGGAGGAAATCTTATCTCTTGGAAAAGCAAGAAGCAAATTGTTGTTGCTCAGTCCAATGCAGAAGTTGAATATCGATCTATGGCTATGGTTACTTGTGAACTCATCTGGATTAAACAATTTCTGCAAGAATTGAGGTTCTGTGAAGAGTTGCAAATGAAGTTGTACTGTGATAATTAG